A genome region from Burkholderiales bacterium includes the following:
- a CDS encoding prepilin-type N-terminal cleavage/methylation domain-containing protein, whose translation MKAVQKGFTLIELMIVVAIIGILAAVALPAYQDYTARSKMSEVILAASACRTSITETVQSA comes from the coding sequence ATGAAGGCCGTTCAGAAGGGTTTTACCCTCATCGAACTGATGATCGTGGTCGCGATCATCGGTATCCTGGCCGCGGTGGCGTTGCCTGCCTACCAGGATTACACCGCGCGCTCGAAGATGTCCGAAGTGATTCTCGCGGCGTCGGCTTGCCGCACCAGCATCACCGAGACCGTGCAGTCGGC